AAATCGATATTAATAAAAATAACTTCAATAGCGTACTGGGTGAATTCCAGCCAAGTATTAAAATGGCGGTTCCAGATACCTTGGCCGGTGACGGCACAGATACCGCGGTATCTCTAACTTTCAACGATATGAAAGATTTCGAACCTGAACAGGTAGCTCGCCAGATCCCTCAGCTACGTGCTCTGCTCGCCATGCGCAACCTGCTACGCGATCTCAAATCAAACCTGCTCGACAACGCAACGTTCCGCCGTGAACTCGAAAATATTCTCAAAGACGACGCTTTGAGCGATGAACTGCGCGCGGAATTGGCGGCATTAGCGCCGCAAGACTGTTAATCACCGGGTTGGATAAGAGAAGGAAATGCTGATGTCTGTACAGGAAAAAAATGCGCAGGGTAATGCTACCGCTGTGCTGGAAAATGAAGCGCCTATCATGCAGGGCGTTTATGCGTCGCTGTTTGAAAAAATCAATCTCAGCCCGGTCTCATCGCTGACCGGTATTGAAATCTTCCAAAATAACGAAGGGCTAGCAGAAACCTCCGCCGACGAGCGTGTTACCGCCGCCGTGAGCGTGTTTTTAGATCTGCTGAAGCAGTCGGCGCAAAAAGTCGAAAAACTGGATAAAACCCTATTGGATGGCCATATTGCCGCATTGGATGCTCAGATTAGCAGTCAGCTAGATGCCGTGATGCACCACCCTGATTTTCAACGCGTGGAATCCACATGGCGCGGTGTTAAGTCGCTGATTGATCAAACTGATTTCCGCCAGAACGTTCGCATTGAGCTGCTGGACGTAAGCAAAGATCATCTGGCGCAAGATTTTGAAGACGCCCCTGAAATTGCGCAAAGCGGCCTGTATTCCCATACCTACATTCAGGAATACGACACCCCAGGCGGTGAGCCGATTGCAGCCACTATCTCAAACTATGAGTTTGGTCGTGGCCCGCAGGATATCGCTTTGCTGCGCAATATCTCCAAAGTAGCCGCCGCTGCGCATATGCCGTTCATTGGTTCCGTTGGGCCAGCGTTCTTCGGCAAAGACACTATGGAAGAAGTGGCTGCTATCAAAGATATCGGTAACTACTTCGACCGTGCAGAGTACCTGAAGTGGAAATCTTTCCGTGAAAGCGACGATGCGCGCTACATCGGTTTGACGATGCCGCGCGTATTAGGCCGCTTGCCATATGGTCCAGACACCATCCCTGTGCGTAGTTTTAACTACGTGGAAGAGGTGAAGGGCCCGGATCACGAGAAATATCTGTGGACCAACGCCTCGTTTGCGTTCGCCGCCAACATGGTGAAAAGCTTCATCAACAACGGTTGGTGTGTGCAAATTCGTGGCCCGCAGGCCGGCGGTGCCGTTACCGATCTGCCGATTCATCTTTACGATTTGGGCACCGGCAATCAGGTGAAAATCCCGTCAGAAGTGATGATCCCAGAAACCCGCGAGTTTGAATTCGCTAACTTGGGCTTTATCCCGCTGTCGTACTACAAAAACCGCGACTATGCGTGCTTCTTCTCGGCGAACTCCACCCAGAAACCGGCGTTGTATGAAACCCACGATGCTACGGCAAACAGCCGCATCAACGCGCGTCTGCCATACATCTTCCTGCTGTCGCGTATTGCGCACTATCTGAAACTGATCCAGCGCGAAAATATCGGCACCACCAAAGACCGCCGTTTGCTGGAGCTAGAGCTAAACAACTGGATCCGTGGATTGGTGACTGAAATGACCGATCCGGCAGATGATTTGCAGGCCTCTCATCCGCTGCGCGATGCCAAAGTGACCGTTGAAGATATCGACGATAACCCTGGTTTCTTCCGCGTGAAGCTGTTTGCTGTTCCGCATTTCCAAGTTGAAGGAATGGATGTGAACCTGTCTCTGGTTTCGCAGATGCCTAAAGCCAAAGCCTAATCGGGACCGAGCGCAAAGATGAAAATTGACCGTCCGTTATGGGCTGCAGGGACAT
This is a stretch of genomic DNA from Hafnia alvei. It encodes these proteins:
- the tssB gene encoding type VI secretion system contractile sheath small subunit, whose product is MASSSFQNEVPKARVNIKLDLHTGGAQKKVELPLKLLVMGDYSNGKEQRPLSERSKIDINKNNFNSVLGEFQPSIKMAVPDTLAGDGTDTAVSLTFNDMKDFEPEQVARQIPQLRALLAMRNLLRDLKSNLLDNATFRRELENILKDDALSDELRAELAALAPQDC
- the tssC gene encoding type VI secretion system contractile sheath large subunit → MLMSVQEKNAQGNATAVLENEAPIMQGVYASLFEKINLSPVSSLTGIEIFQNNEGLAETSADERVTAAVSVFLDLLKQSAQKVEKLDKTLLDGHIAALDAQISSQLDAVMHHPDFQRVESTWRGVKSLIDQTDFRQNVRIELLDVSKDHLAQDFEDAPEIAQSGLYSHTYIQEYDTPGGEPIAATISNYEFGRGPQDIALLRNISKVAAAAHMPFIGSVGPAFFGKDTMEEVAAIKDIGNYFDRAEYLKWKSFRESDDARYIGLTMPRVLGRLPYGPDTIPVRSFNYVEEVKGPDHEKYLWTNASFAFAANMVKSFINNGWCVQIRGPQAGGAVTDLPIHLYDLGTGNQVKIPSEVMIPETREFEFANLGFIPLSYYKNRDYACFFSANSTQKPALYETHDATANSRINARLPYIFLLSRIAHYLKLIQRENIGTTKDRRLLELELNNWIRGLVTEMTDPADDLQASHPLRDAKVTVEDIDDNPGFFRVKLFAVPHFQVEGMDVNLSLVSQMPKAKA